From a single Pseudophryne corroboree isolate aPseCor3 chromosome 6, aPseCor3.hap2, whole genome shotgun sequence genomic region:
- the MESP1 gene encoding mesoderm posterior protein 1, which translates to MESSSVPLHHQDCSMHQTCTTLYQCGYLSSEGYSSLSPASSIDCCCLSPPYLHYPSSQEAYVNISSSCPHTIAQPKTSLEKKSKKMKGKLPYGQRQSASEREKMRMRNLSKALQNLRRYLPPSVAPADKTLTKIETLQLTILYISHLSAQLGLSEDVLKQRRLTTMQRTNRCPQGLNFCMDMTHPLCSEPIEENIIHFAASAEPIAATRPMPVESGLQNTHTSYQLQYELPPLTPLHQYPTTSTALSQITNEYDVTGHQQMVTCEEYTNLVEMWRKEQSHA; encoded by the exons ATGGAAAGCTCATCTGTACCTCTCCATCACCAGGACTGCAGCATGCACCAGACCTGTACCACCTTGTACCAATGCGGCTACCTCAGCTCTGAGGGATACAGCAGTCTTTCTCCTGCATCTTCCATTGACTGCTGTTGCCTTTCTCCACCATATCTCCATTACCCATCATCTCAGGAGGCCTATGTTAATATTTCTTCAAGTTGTCCTCATACCATAGCTCAACCTAAAACTTCTTTAGAAAAGAAAAGCAAGAAGATGAAAGGAAAGCTGCCATATGGTCAAAGGCAAAGTGCAAGTGAACGAGAGAAGATGAGGATGAGGAACCTCTCCAAAGCACTGCAGAATCTCAGAAGATATCTCCCTCCTTCAGTGGCTCCAGCAGACAAGACCTTGACCAAAATTGAAACTCTTCAGTTGACAATCCTCTATATCTCTCATCTGTCTGCACAGCTGGGACTTAGCGAAGACGTCCTGAAGCAAAGAAGACTAACTACAATGCAGAGAACTAACAGATGCCCACAAGGCCTTAACTTTTGCATGGATATGACTCATCCACTTTGCTCAGAGCCGATAGAAGAAAATATTATACATTTTGCAGCATCAGCAGAGCCCATTGCTGCGACAAGACCTATGCCTGTTGAATCTGGGCTGCAGAATACACACACAAGCTACCAGCTGCAATACGagttgccaccactgacccctctacatCAGTATCCAACAACAAGTACGGCGTTGTCCCAGATAACTAATGAATATGATGTCACAGGTCATCAGCAGATG GTCACATGTGAAGAGTACACGAATCTGGTGGAGATGTGGAGGAAAGAACAATCTCATGCCTGA